A single window of Rhodococcus jostii RHA1 DNA harbors:
- a CDS encoding 3-deoxy-7-phosphoheptulonate synthase: MTVTLDTTTSSDRLDDQRTASISPLVAPSVVRREYAPDDVASATVRSGRADTVNVLNGEDDRLLVVVGPCSVHDPDAAMDYARRLAAKAEELRDDLHIVMRVYFEKPRTTLGWKGLLNDPHLDGTFDIDTGIRMGRKLLLDVSSLGLPVGCEFLDPIMPQYIADLVTYGAIGARTAASQVHRQLCSALSMPVGIKNSTEGDVQVAVDGTRAAAASHVFPGTDLDGQAALIRTVGNPDCHVILRGGSDGPNYDAETVADTLARLRKGGLPERVVIDASHGNSSKNHEKQVDVLNDIAARLEDGEKGIVGVMVESFIEAGRQDLTLGKAEDLTYGQSITDACIDWNTTASQLDRLAQAVAARRK, translated from the coding sequence ATGACTGTCACTCTCGACACCACTACCAGCAGTGACCGGCTGGACGACCAGCGCACCGCCAGCATCAGCCCGCTGGTGGCCCCGTCGGTTGTGCGCCGCGAATACGCCCCCGACGACGTCGCGTCCGCGACCGTCCGCTCCGGCCGCGCCGACACGGTGAACGTGCTGAACGGCGAGGACGATCGACTGCTCGTCGTGGTGGGCCCGTGCTCGGTGCACGACCCGGACGCCGCCATGGACTACGCCCGCCGGCTCGCCGCGAAGGCCGAGGAATTGCGCGACGACCTGCACATCGTGATGCGGGTCTACTTCGAGAAGCCGCGCACCACGCTCGGCTGGAAGGGTCTGCTCAACGACCCGCACCTGGACGGCACGTTCGACATCGACACCGGGATCCGCATGGGCCGCAAGCTGCTGCTCGACGTGTCCTCGCTCGGCCTGCCGGTCGGCTGTGAGTTCCTCGACCCGATCATGCCGCAGTACATCGCGGACCTCGTCACGTACGGCGCGATCGGTGCCCGCACCGCCGCCAGCCAGGTGCACCGGCAGCTGTGCAGCGCGCTGTCGATGCCGGTCGGAATCAAGAACTCGACGGAAGGTGACGTGCAGGTGGCGGTCGACGGCACCCGCGCCGCCGCGGCGAGCCACGTGTTCCCCGGCACCGACCTCGACGGGCAGGCCGCGCTGATCCGCACGGTCGGCAACCCCGACTGCCACGTCATCCTCCGCGGCGGCAGCGACGGACCGAACTACGACGCGGAGACGGTGGCGGACACGCTCGCCCGGCTGCGCAAGGGCGGTCTGCCGGAGCGAGTCGTCATCGACGCCAGCCACGGCAACAGCAGCAAGAACCACGAGAAGCAGGTCGACGTGCTGAACGACATCGCGGCCCGGCTCGAGGACGGCGAGAAGGGGATCGTCGGTGTGATGGTGGAAAGCTTCATCGAAGCCGGTCGTCAGGACCTCACCCTCGGAAAGGCCGAGGACCTCACGTACGGCCAGTCCATCACCGACGCGTGCATCGACTGGAACACGACGGCATCGCAGCTGGACCGTCTCGCCCAGGCAGTCGCCGCGCGCCGGAAGTGA
- a CDS encoding alpha-ketoglutarate-dependent dioxygenase AlkB — protein MTSADARYALQASLFDDASFGVELGELGSAVQRRTLTAGAWVDVRPGWLTGSDELFTTLAETVPWKAERRQMYDRVVDVPRLVRFYPEGEPLPDPLLETARDTLSRHYLPELGEKFATSGLCFYRDGSDSVAWHGDDTGRSRTEDTLVAILSLGAARPLLLRPRGGGHSIRYSLGHGDLLVMGGSCQRTWEHCVPKSTRPLGPRISVQFRTRGVR, from the coding sequence ATGACTTCCGCGGATGCGCGGTATGCGCTCCAGGCTTCACTGTTCGACGACGCGTCGTTCGGTGTCGAACTGGGTGAGCTCGGGTCGGCGGTGCAGCGTCGCACGCTGACCGCGGGAGCGTGGGTCGACGTGCGACCGGGGTGGCTGACCGGTTCCGACGAGTTGTTCACGACGCTCGCCGAGACGGTGCCGTGGAAGGCGGAGCGGCGCCAGATGTACGACCGGGTGGTCGATGTTCCACGCCTCGTGCGGTTCTACCCGGAGGGTGAGCCGCTCCCCGACCCGCTGCTGGAGACGGCACGGGACACCCTGAGCAGGCATTACCTGCCCGAACTGGGCGAGAAGTTCGCCACTTCCGGGCTGTGCTTCTACCGCGACGGTTCCGACAGCGTCGCCTGGCACGGTGACGACACCGGCCGGAGCCGCACCGAAGACACCCTGGTCGCGATCCTCTCGCTCGGCGCCGCGCGTCCGCTGCTGCTGCGTCCGCGCGGCGGCGGGCACTCGATCCGGTACTCGCTCGGCCACGGCGACCTGCTGGTGATGGGTGGTTCCTGCCAGCGCACCTGGGAGCATTGTGTACCGAAGAGCACCCGCCCGCTCGGACCGCGGATCAGCGTGCAGTTCCGCACGAGAGGCGTGCGGTGA
- a CDS encoding MMPL family transporter, whose protein sequence is MMFAYIARTVVAHPWQVIAAWVVAAIAVILFAPSLDDYTTGNQQTFLPSTFESSEAQAVGNEYFPSLSGATGSLVVVRADAAPLSPADQQTALNLAASLQNSAIPGVVSVQGSPASLSADGKAAALQVVFDGQPGDDRVNDAVPVIRGDAEQQLNGTGLVSGLTGNAAIQVDTTAAYDHADKVITIATVIVILALLGLIFRSPVIAVLPVLVIGVVLSVVTGLTAVLADLFDFQVSTSLQSILVVVLFGVGTDYIVFLLFRYRERLRQQAAAGSTTDTHREALVFSTDVVGRVVASSALTVIVAFAALLLAKLGSLTTLAPGLIVAVAVMLVTALTLIPAVFTVLGRHLFWPLGPGHDSPHTPFASIGAAIGRRPAVFAVAIGVVLITLGAFASGYKSTYNTLGELPSDTPSQQAFDTLDRSFPAGALSPTQVYVVAPGPLDPASLTPLVTALTQVPGVSSVAPPRPSQDGRAALVNVVLADDPYSNASLDLVEGPIRDAAHGAVPGSEVVVGGQTSTFVDVRAQLAADTRLVFPVAAVAIALILALLLLAVLAPLNLLVCVALTFVATLGAVVLLFLHGLGYDGIDFSIPIVLYLFVVAIGTDYNILLASRLREEFRNGYTPREAARIAVSNDAPTVAAAGLILALTFASLTLTGLANLAELGFGVAIGVAIAAFAMAPMLVPSLSALERRAFWWPSRQKATVDTGDDREPAVPR, encoded by the coding sequence ATGATGTTTGCCTACATCGCGCGCACCGTCGTCGCACACCCGTGGCAGGTCATCGCGGCCTGGGTAGTCGCCGCAATAGCCGTCATCCTGTTCGCGCCGAGTCTCGACGACTACACCACCGGTAACCAGCAGACGTTCCTGCCCAGCACTTTCGAGTCGTCCGAGGCGCAGGCCGTCGGCAACGAATACTTCCCCAGCCTGTCCGGTGCCACCGGCAGCCTGGTGGTGGTCCGCGCCGATGCCGCCCCGCTGTCACCCGCCGACCAGCAGACGGCACTGAATCTCGCGGCCTCGCTGCAGAATTCGGCGATCCCGGGAGTGGTGAGCGTGCAGGGGTCCCCCGCGTCGCTGTCCGCCGACGGGAAGGCCGCCGCACTGCAGGTGGTGTTCGACGGACAACCCGGCGACGACCGGGTCAACGACGCCGTGCCGGTCATCCGGGGCGACGCCGAGCAGCAGCTGAACGGCACCGGACTGGTGAGCGGGCTGACCGGGAACGCGGCCATTCAGGTCGACACCACCGCCGCATACGACCACGCCGACAAGGTCATCACGATCGCCACGGTGATCGTGATCCTCGCCCTGCTCGGCCTGATCTTCCGCAGCCCCGTCATCGCCGTCCTGCCGGTTCTCGTGATCGGCGTGGTGCTGTCGGTGGTCACCGGACTGACCGCCGTGCTCGCCGATCTGTTCGACTTCCAGGTCAGCACGTCGCTGCAATCCATCCTCGTGGTCGTGCTCTTCGGTGTCGGCACCGACTACATCGTCTTCCTGTTGTTCCGCTATCGCGAACGTCTCCGGCAGCAGGCCGCGGCTGGGTCCACCACCGACACGCATCGAGAAGCCCTCGTGTTCTCCACCGACGTCGTCGGGCGCGTCGTCGCGTCGTCGGCACTCACGGTCATCGTCGCGTTCGCCGCCCTGCTGCTGGCGAAACTCGGCTCGCTGACCACGCTGGCGCCGGGACTCATCGTCGCCGTGGCCGTCATGCTGGTGACGGCGCTGACGCTCATCCCCGCGGTGTTCACCGTGCTGGGCCGCCACCTGTTCTGGCCGCTCGGACCGGGGCACGACAGCCCCCACACACCGTTCGCCTCGATCGGCGCCGCGATCGGGCGCCGTCCCGCCGTGTTCGCCGTTGCGATCGGCGTCGTGTTGATCACGCTCGGCGCCTTCGCGTCCGGCTACAAGTCGACGTACAACACGCTGGGCGAACTGCCCTCCGACACGCCGTCACAGCAGGCGTTCGACACCCTCGACCGATCCTTCCCCGCGGGCGCGCTGAGCCCGACGCAGGTGTACGTCGTCGCTCCCGGGCCGCTCGATCCCGCGTCGCTGACCCCGCTCGTCACCGCTCTGACACAGGTGCCGGGAGTGTCCTCGGTCGCCCCGCCGCGGCCCAGTCAGGACGGTCGCGCCGCGCTCGTCAACGTCGTGCTCGCCGACGATCCCTATTCGAACGCGTCCCTCGACCTCGTCGAGGGCCCGATCCGCGACGCCGCCCACGGCGCGGTCCCCGGTTCGGAAGTCGTTGTGGGCGGGCAGACGTCCACGTTCGTCGACGTCCGCGCACAACTCGCGGCCGATACGCGCCTCGTGTTCCCCGTCGCCGCAGTCGCGATCGCGCTGATTCTCGCCCTGCTGCTGCTCGCCGTCCTGGCCCCGCTCAACCTGCTGGTGTGCGTGGCACTCACATTCGTCGCCACACTCGGCGCCGTGGTGCTCCTGTTCCTGCACGGCCTCGGCTACGACGGGATCGACTTCTCGATTCCGATCGTGCTCTACCTGTTCGTCGTCGCGATCGGAACCGACTACAACATCCTGCTGGCCTCGCGACTGCGCGAGGAATTCCGCAACGGGTACACCCCGCGCGAGGCGGCGCGGATCGCCGTCTCCAACGACGCTCCCACCGTGGCCGCCGCCGGTCTGATTCTGGCGCTGACGTTCGCTTCGCTGACCCTCACCGGACTGGCCAACCTCGCCGAACTCGGCTTCGGCGTCGCGATCGGTGTCGCCATCGCCGCCTTCGCAATGGCCCCGATGCTGGTACCGAGCCTGTCTGCACTCGAACGTCGCGCCTTCTGGTGGCCGAGCAGGCAGAAGGCGACCGTCGACACCGGCGACGACCGCGAGCCGGCGGTGCCGCGGTAA
- the thpD gene encoding ectoine hydroxylase has protein sequence MRTAVADTYPTRDRNECTMTVRQDPVTWSDGKRGDTRSGPLTANQIADYDARGYHSADAIIPPRDVFNLVDEMTRLAETDSLRGDGRVVRENGDGAVRSVFDVHRLSDVVDEIIRRPEVVGIARQILGSDVYVHQSRLNFKPGFTGGPFYWHSDFETWHAEDGMPTPRAASISIALTENYGHNGGLMIMPGSHRAFVSCAGETPEDYYKESLVSYVPPTGSPDQPTLTRMANEYGIDTMTGPAGSATVFDSNCMHGSNGNITPFARSNLFIVFNSVENTLTDPFSAPAPRPDYLGSRDFTPLR, from the coding sequence ATGCGTACGGCCGTAGCCGACACCTACCCCACGAGGGACCGCAACGAGTGCACGATGACAGTCCGTCAGGATCCGGTCACCTGGTCGGACGGGAAACGGGGTGATACCCGGTCCGGTCCGCTCACCGCGAATCAGATTGCCGACTACGACGCACGCGGGTATCACTCCGCCGACGCGATCATCCCGCCACGCGACGTGTTCAACCTGGTCGACGAGATGACCCGCCTCGCCGAGACCGACTCCCTCCGCGGCGACGGCCGGGTCGTGCGGGAGAACGGCGACGGCGCCGTCCGTTCCGTGTTCGACGTCCACCGGCTCAGCGACGTCGTCGACGAGATCATCCGACGCCCAGAGGTGGTGGGCATCGCCCGGCAGATCCTCGGTTCGGACGTCTACGTCCACCAGTCGCGCCTCAATTTCAAGCCCGGTTTCACCGGTGGACCGTTCTACTGGCACTCCGACTTCGAGACCTGGCACGCCGAGGACGGCATGCCCACTCCCCGCGCCGCGAGTATCTCGATCGCGCTCACCGAGAACTACGGGCACAACGGCGGCCTGATGATCATGCCCGGATCGCACCGCGCCTTCGTCTCCTGCGCCGGCGAAACCCCCGAGGACTACTACAAGGAATCACTGGTCAGTTACGTTCCCCCCACCGGGTCGCCCGATCAGCCGACGCTCACCCGGATGGCGAACGAGTACGGCATCGACACGATGACCGGACCGGCAGGCTCCGCCACCGTGTTCGATTCCAACTGCATGCACGGGTCGAACGGCAACATCACGCCGTTCGCGCGGTCCAACCTCTTCATCGTGTTCAACAGTGTCGAGAACACCCTGACGGATCCGTTCTCGGCGCCCGCCCCGCGCCCCGACTACCTCGGCAGCCGGGATTTCACCCCCTTGCGGTAA
- a CDS encoding LysE family translocator — protein sequence MIDSAAVLGVAAIALGMVLTPGPNMVYLVSRSITQGRAAGLLSLAGVALGFLCYLAAATLGISAVFSAVPQAYTALKLAGACYLGWLAWKALRPGGHTPFAPSRALPRDSSARLFLMGLTTNLLNPKIAVMYLALIPQFVHPGAGPVWLQSLLLGSVQIVVALTVNALIVCVAGAVAAFLSGRPTWLRAQKFVMGSVLGGLAVHLALDRTRPATV from the coding sequence ATGATCGATTCGGCGGCGGTACTCGGAGTGGCGGCGATCGCCCTCGGTATGGTTCTCACACCTGGACCCAACATGGTGTATCTGGTCTCGCGCAGCATCACTCAGGGCAGGGCGGCGGGACTGCTCTCGCTGGCCGGAGTCGCTCTCGGATTCCTGTGCTATCTGGCTGCTGCGACACTGGGCATTTCGGCGGTGTTCTCCGCCGTCCCGCAGGCGTACACCGCGCTGAAGCTGGCGGGCGCGTGCTATCTGGGCTGGCTGGCCTGGAAGGCGTTGCGGCCCGGCGGGCACACGCCGTTCGCTCCGTCCCGGGCGCTGCCCCGGGATTCGTCCGCCCGGCTGTTCCTGATGGGACTCACGACCAACCTGCTCAATCCGAAGATCGCGGTGATGTATCTGGCGCTGATCCCGCAGTTCGTCCACCCCGGCGCCGGGCCCGTGTGGTTGCAGAGCCTGCTGCTGGGCAGTGTCCAGATCGTGGTGGCGCTCACCGTGAACGCGCTGATCGTCTGCGTCGCAGGAGCTGTCGCGGCGTTCCTGTCCGGACGCCCGACGTGGCTGCGCGCGCAGAAGTTCGTGATGGGAAGCGTCCTCGGCGGCCTCGCCGTTCACCTCGCCCTCGACCGGACGCGGCCCGCGACGGTCTGA
- a CDS encoding zinc-binding dehydrogenase, which translates to MAGTMRAQRFHADTKTIAVEDVPIPEPGPGEVLVKVEFCGICHSDLSLIDGTFPTLLPEVTQGHEASGTIAKLGAGVTGWSEGDRVVPSAGRPCFGCRNCRRGDLTNCLNIQLMAFAYDGAWAEYTVAQAGGLTRIPDNVPFEQAAILADAVSTPFGAVVRTGKVVVGETVGVWGVGGVGTHIVQLARLVGAVPVIAFDINPAVRERALELGADYAFDSRDENLKEKVAEATGGRMLDVAFDAAGLKVTFEQALDCLTVGGRLVAVGLSAQEASVGTTAQFGLSQKQVLGHLGYKNVDIETLAELVSRGRLDLSRSISEIVPLEDVAKGIEKLANHEGDPIRILVKP; encoded by the coding sequence ATGGCCGGGACCATGCGGGCGCAGCGATTCCATGCTGACACGAAAACCATTGCTGTGGAGGATGTTCCGATTCCGGAACCCGGGCCCGGTGAAGTGCTCGTCAAAGTGGAGTTCTGCGGCATCTGCCATTCCGACCTGAGTCTGATCGACGGCACGTTCCCCACGCTGCTGCCCGAGGTGACCCAGGGGCACGAGGCGTCGGGCACCATTGCGAAGCTCGGTGCCGGAGTAACCGGCTGGTCCGAAGGAGACCGCGTCGTGCCGTCCGCGGGCAGGCCCTGCTTCGGGTGCCGCAACTGCCGCCGCGGGGACCTCACGAACTGCCTGAACATCCAGCTCATGGCGTTCGCCTACGACGGCGCGTGGGCCGAGTACACGGTGGCGCAGGCCGGGGGACTGACCCGTATTCCGGACAACGTTCCGTTCGAGCAGGCGGCCATCCTCGCCGACGCGGTGTCGACGCCGTTCGGCGCGGTCGTGCGCACCGGCAAGGTGGTGGTCGGGGAGACCGTGGGGGTGTGGGGTGTGGGCGGAGTCGGCACCCACATCGTGCAGCTGGCACGCCTCGTCGGCGCCGTCCCGGTGATCGCGTTCGACATCAATCCCGCTGTGCGGGAACGCGCCCTGGAACTCGGGGCCGATTACGCGTTCGACTCCCGGGACGAGAACCTGAAGGAGAAGGTCGCCGAGGCTACGGGCGGCCGGATGCTGGACGTCGCGTTCGACGCGGCCGGGCTGAAGGTGACGTTCGAGCAGGCACTCGACTGCCTGACGGTCGGTGGCCGACTCGTCGCGGTCGGGCTGAGCGCGCAGGAGGCGTCGGTGGGCACCACCGCGCAGTTCGGGCTGTCGCAGAAGCAGGTACTCGGCCACCTGGGCTACAAGAACGTGGACATCGAAACCCTCGCCGAACTGGTGTCCCGTGGCCGCCTCGACCTGTCGCGGTCGATCAGCGAGATCGTCCCGCTCGAGGACGTCGCGAAGGGCATCGAGAAACTCGCGAACCACGAGGGCGATCCCATCCGGATCCTCGTCAAACCCTGA
- a CDS encoding VOC family protein produces MGYEFQVTVDSENPHTLAKWWAQTLGWEVEPSNEEFIRGLVEAGHAQESDTMEFEGVLVWREGQAIRDPEHPERPRVLFQLVPERKTVKNRLHLDIRVGDARYEVAEKLEQSGATVLHRGRQGPSEWVTMADPEGNEFCVS; encoded by the coding sequence ATGGGATATGAATTTCAAGTCACAGTGGACTCGGAGAACCCGCATACCCTGGCCAAATGGTGGGCGCAGACGCTCGGCTGGGAGGTGGAGCCGAGCAACGAGGAGTTCATCCGCGGGCTCGTCGAGGCCGGCCACGCGCAGGAGTCCGACACCATGGAGTTCGAGGGTGTCCTGGTCTGGCGGGAGGGTCAGGCGATCCGCGATCCGGAGCACCCGGAGCGCCCGCGTGTGCTGTTCCAGCTGGTTCCCGAACGGAAGACGGTGAAGAACCGGCTCCACCTGGACATCCGGGTCGGGGACGCCCGGTACGAGGTGGCCGAGAAGCTGGAGCAGTCCGGCGCCACCGTGCTCCACCGCGGCCGCCAGGGACCGAGCGAGTGGGTCACCATGGCAGACCCCGAGGGCAACGAGTTCTGCGTCAGCTGA
- a CDS encoding AraC family transcriptional regulator has protein sequence MTARTIPADFVRRSLELSARSGVDLSPALSAAGITAASLEDPLARLTPTQVTAFTQAVWQITGDELFGLGPAPVPRGTFRLVCLALIHTADLSAALERMADILRALPSLPALHIGPGVNGGTRMTIDIRPAAAERSTEDVQSSLEATRVTTDFLLILLHRFAAWLVGKRVRLLAVELPYPAPLPQLAENYDHIFGVPVTFDSDIPAIEFDNAVMRAPIIQTEDTLADYLRESPTLLMSERDYDSTASAQVRRVLELGMKGRTSTAEDIAEMLSISVPHLRRLLRQEGTSLNQLREEVLRDAAVAGLRRGETVEDLSARLGFSEPSAFRRAFKRWTGSTPSSYRGA, from the coding sequence GTGACTGCCCGCACCATCCCCGCCGACTTCGTGCGGCGGTCGCTCGAACTGTCGGCGCGCAGTGGGGTCGACCTCTCCCCCGCGCTGTCGGCGGCGGGAATCACGGCGGCGTCGCTCGAGGATCCGCTGGCCCGGTTGACGCCGACCCAGGTCACGGCGTTCACCCAGGCGGTTTGGCAGATCACGGGCGACGAATTGTTCGGCCTCGGGCCGGCCCCGGTCCCCCGCGGCACGTTTCGGCTCGTCTGCCTCGCCCTGATCCACACCGCGGACCTGTCCGCGGCCCTCGAGCGGATGGCCGACATCCTGCGCGCCCTGCCGTCACTTCCGGCCCTGCACATCGGTCCCGGTGTCAACGGTGGAACCCGGATGACCATCGACATCCGCCCGGCCGCGGCCGAACGGTCCACCGAGGACGTGCAGTCGTCGCTCGAGGCGACGCGGGTGACCACCGATTTCCTACTGATCCTGCTTCACCGTTTCGCGGCGTGGCTCGTGGGCAAGAGGGTCCGGTTGCTGGCGGTGGAACTGCCGTATCCGGCGCCGCTGCCGCAGCTCGCCGAGAACTACGATCACATCTTCGGCGTCCCGGTGACATTCGATTCCGACATTCCCGCAATCGAATTCGACAACGCGGTCATGCGGGCGCCCATCATCCAGACCGAGGACACGCTCGCGGACTATCTCCGGGAGTCACCGACGTTGCTGATGTCGGAGCGTGACTACGACAGCACGGCGTCGGCGCAGGTGCGCCGGGTCCTCGAACTCGGTATGAAAGGCCGGACGTCGACGGCCGAGGACATCGCGGAGATGCTGTCGATCAGCGTCCCACACCTGCGCCGCCTGCTCCGGCAGGAGGGGACGTCGCTGAACCAGCTGCGGGAGGAAGTGCTCCGGGACGCCGCCGTCGCCGGGCTCCGGCGCGGCGAGACCGTGGAGGACCTGTCGGCGCGGCTCGGCTTCTCCGAGCCCAGCGCGTTCCGTCGCGCCTTCAAACGCTGGACCGGCAGCACCCCGAGTTCCTACCGCGGAGCGTGA
- a CDS encoding pyridoxal phosphate-dependent aminotransferase codes for MPATPRNRTVQRLQPFASTIFAEMTALAVRHHAINLGQGFPDTDGPASMLDTARRAIADGLNQYPPGPGMPVLRQAVAADRLARYGLDHDPDSEVLVTVGATEAISAAILGLVEPGEEVVLIEPYYDSYAASVALAGAVRRSVPLARSGTKFVVDLDALRAAITPKTRMLVINTPHNPTGTVFTPEEIAAVAEVACEHDLLVLSDEVYEHLVFDGRTHTALATLPGMYERTVSVSSAAKTFNVTGWKIGWACGPAELIDAVRTAKQYMSFVGGGPFQPAVAHALSHEQQWVKELRDSLQAKRDVLYDALVASGLEVHSGGGTYYLCADITAIGERDGIDFCRRLPERIGVAAVPVSVFTDHPVPWNPLVRFAFCKQDHVLEEAARRLRTLGEPGS; via the coding sequence ATGCCCGCAACGCCGCGCAACCGCACCGTCCAGCGCTTGCAGCCGTTCGCGTCCACCATCTTTGCCGAGATGACCGCGCTCGCCGTGCGCCACCACGCCATCAACCTCGGTCAGGGTTTCCCCGACACCGACGGTCCCGCGTCCATGCTCGACACCGCGCGCCGAGCTATTGCGGACGGGCTCAACCAGTACCCGCCCGGCCCCGGCATGCCCGTGCTCCGCCAGGCGGTCGCGGCCGACAGGCTCGCCAGGTACGGGCTCGACCACGACCCAGACTCGGAGGTGCTGGTCACCGTCGGCGCAACCGAGGCCATCAGCGCCGCCATTCTGGGGCTCGTCGAACCGGGTGAGGAAGTGGTGCTGATCGAGCCGTACTACGACTCCTACGCGGCGTCTGTCGCGCTGGCGGGGGCGGTGCGACGCAGCGTGCCGCTCGCCCGCTCCGGCACGAAGTTCGTCGTCGACCTCGACGCTCTGCGGGCGGCGATCACCCCGAAGACCCGGATGCTGGTGATCAACACCCCGCACAATCCGACCGGCACCGTGTTCACCCCGGAGGAGATCGCCGCCGTCGCGGAGGTGGCCTGCGAGCACGACCTGCTGGTTCTCAGCGACGAGGTGTACGAGCACCTGGTCTTCGACGGCCGGACGCACACCGCCCTGGCCACTCTGCCGGGAATGTACGAACGGACCGTCTCGGTGTCGAGCGCCGCCAAGACGTTCAATGTCACCGGCTGGAAGATCGGCTGGGCGTGCGGTCCGGCGGAACTGATCGACGCCGTCCGGACCGCGAAGCAGTACATGTCCTTCGTCGGCGGCGGACCGTTCCAGCCCGCGGTGGCGCATGCGCTGAGCCACGAGCAGCAGTGGGTGAAGGAATTGCGGGACAGTCTCCAGGCCAAGCGGGACGTGCTGTACGACGCGCTCGTCGCGTCCGGTCTGGAGGTCCATTCGGGTGGCGGCACGTACTACCTGTGCGCCGACATCACCGCGATCGGGGAACGCGACGGCATCGACTTCTGCCGCAGGCTTCCGGAGCGCATCGGCGTGGCCGCGGTGCCGGTCAGTGTGTTCACCGACCATCCGGTGCCGTGGAACCCGCTGGTGCGGTTCGCGTTCTGCAAGCAGGATCACGTGCTCGAGGAGGCTGCGCGGCGGCTCCGGACCCTCGGGGAGCCCGGATCGTGA
- a CDS encoding carboxymuconolactone decarboxylase family protein, translating into MPRIPAVAPAVASPLVKVAYKYAAHKFDEVPEPFTVLAHHRKLFVASARHELAVQKASTVLPANVREIAVYRVAWTIGCSWCVDFGTMLQRLDGLDVERLQHIVDYADSPAYSEDERAAIAYADAMTSTPTTVTDEQVADLERRFGRAGVVELSYQIGIENMRARMYSALGITEQGFGTDSCRVPWADDAAVTKEGPGA; encoded by the coding sequence ATGCCCCGCATTCCCGCAGTGGCCCCGGCGGTCGCGAGCCCGCTGGTGAAGGTCGCCTACAAATATGCTGCCCACAAGTTCGACGAGGTGCCCGAGCCGTTCACCGTGCTCGCCCATCACCGCAAGCTGTTCGTCGCGTCGGCCCGGCACGAGCTGGCAGTGCAGAAGGCGTCGACCGTGCTTCCCGCGAACGTGCGGGAGATCGCCGTCTACCGCGTGGCGTGGACGATCGGCTGTTCGTGGTGCGTGGACTTCGGCACGATGCTGCAACGCCTCGACGGCCTGGACGTGGAGCGGCTCCAGCACATCGTCGACTACGCCGACTCGCCCGCGTACAGCGAGGACGAGCGCGCGGCCATCGCATACGCCGACGCGATGACGTCGACGCCCACCACGGTCACCGACGAACAGGTGGCGGACCTCGAGCGCCGGTTCGGCCGGGCCGGTGTCGTCGAACTGTCCTATCAGATCGGCATCGAGAACATGCGCGCCCGGATGTACTCGGCGCTGGGCATCACGGAACAGGGTTTCGGCACCGATTCGTGCCGGGTGCCGTGGGCCGACGACGCCGCGGTCACGAAGGAAGGTCCGGGAGCCTGA
- a CDS encoding sigma-70 family RNA polymerase sigma factor: MPTATLVDEFESHRPHLLSVAYRLTGSVSDAEDAVQESWLRLDDADAANIRDLRPWLTTVVGRICLDRLRSAAVRREQYVGQWLPEPIVTGLSPSAEPDPLEAVVRDEDNRLAALIVLDTLTPAQRVAFVLHDGFGVPFDEVAGILGIETPAARQLASRARKAAATTTPAVPDDEHAVAVQRLLEALAAGDLDAVIAALHPDALVIGDANGTTSTAVNVIHGADKFARFFLGLIKRYGPAVFTVMQPVLVNGQLGFFSAALTGDDAHRSSPPRVGGFTVRDGLVYAAYDIANPEKFGGIRLPDLPS; the protein is encoded by the coding sequence ATGCCCACTGCGACGCTGGTAGACGAATTCGAGTCCCACCGGCCGCATCTGCTCTCCGTAGCGTACCGGCTGACGGGAAGCGTCAGCGACGCGGAGGACGCTGTGCAGGAGTCGTGGCTACGACTCGACGACGCGGACGCCGCGAATATCCGCGACCTCCGGCCGTGGCTCACGACGGTGGTCGGGCGGATCTGCCTCGACCGGTTGCGGTCGGCGGCGGTGCGGAGGGAACAGTATGTCGGCCAATGGCTTCCGGAACCCATCGTCACCGGACTGTCACCGTCGGCCGAGCCGGACCCGCTGGAAGCGGTCGTCCGGGACGAGGACAACCGCCTCGCCGCGCTGATCGTGCTCGACACGCTCACCCCTGCGCAACGGGTCGCTTTCGTGCTGCACGACGGTTTCGGGGTCCCGTTCGACGAGGTGGCCGGGATTCTCGGCATCGAGACGCCCGCGGCACGTCAGCTCGCGTCGCGGGCCCGCAAGGCCGCTGCCACAACCACACCCGCCGTTCCCGACGACGAGCATGCCGTCGCCGTGCAGCGACTGCTCGAGGCACTCGCCGCCGGCGACCTCGACGCGGTGATCGCGGCGCTGCACCCGGACGCCCTCGTCATCGGCGACGCCAACGGCACCACGAGCACCGCCGTCAACGTCATCCACGGCGCGGACAAGTTCGCCCGCTTCTTCCTCGGCCTCATCAAGCGGTACGGGCCGGCGGTGTTCACCGTCATGCAGCCGGTCCTGGTCAACGGCCAGCTGGGCTTCTTCAGTGCCGCACTCACCGGCGACGATGCCCACCGCAGCTCGCCGCCGCGAGTGGGTGGGTTCACCGTCCGGGACGGACTCGTCTACGCGGCGTACGACATCGCCAATCCGGAGAAGTTCGGCGGGATCAGGCTCCCGGACCTTCCTTCGTGA